The genomic DNA TAGGATTTGGCCCACTATAATAAAGTGCTAATTCCATTTCATTCCATTTATTTATCTGCTTTATGTTTCGAGAATAAAACATTTTTAGTTGACTTGCAAACCATttatacacacaaaaacaaacagtgTTTTTCACACATTACAGCCATCAGACTAGCTATATCAAAAACAAAAATGGATAACCAAGGAAACCGCAATTAAAAACTTCATCAAACAAGAGCCTGAAGTGATGGTGGAGGAAATAGCAGCCATGAAAACGTTGTTGTTGGGGAGACTGGGTAAACACGGGGTCAATGCAGAGATCAAAAAGACAGGATGGGCGAGAGGATGGGCGAGAGGATGGGCGAGAGGACGGGCGAGAGGACGGGCGAGAGGACGGGCGAGAGGTCGGGAGGAGAGGACGGGGGCGGAGGGCGAGAGGACGGGCGACAGGAAGGGCGAGAGGACGGGCGAGAGGACGGGCGGGCGAGAGAGGACGGGCGAGAGGACGGGCGAGAGGACGGGCGAGAGGAcgggcgagagggggagagaggacggaAGAGAGGACGGAAGAGAGGACGGGGGCGAAGAGGACGAGAGGGCGAGGAGGGCGAGGACGGCGAGAGGACGGGCGAGAGGATGGGCGAAGGGCGAGAGGACGGGCGAGAGGACGGGCGAGGAGGAGGGCGAGAGGACGAGGAAGGGCGAGAGGACGGGGCGATGAGGACGGGCGAGAGGGGGGCGAGAGGACGGGCATGAAAAAGAGGAAGGGCTAGAAGGGCTGAGAGAGGACGGGCGAGAGGACGGGGCgagaggactggaggagaagGGTTGTCCGATAGGACGGGGAGAGGacagacgagaggagaggggcgACTGGAGGGAAGGGGCGATAGGACGGGCGACTAGGACTGGAGGAAGGGCGGACCAGCTGGAGGGAAGGTGTTGTCCATGATAGAGGACGGGCTgcggagaggaaggggaggaggggtatCCACCACTGGAGGAGGTGTTGTCCATGATAGGAGGCGAGGGACTGCGGCGGCAACTAGGACGAGGTCTGTCTCTGAAGGTGTTGTCCATGATAGGAGACACGGTGGTAGAGGGGGGGGGCTGGAGGAGATGTTGTCCATGGACATGACTAGGACTGGAGGAGGGGTATCCACCATTCTGGACCAGCTGGAGAAGGTGTTGTCCATGAAAAATAACTGGTCCGACATCAAGTCGGCTGCTAGAAGGGagctgagagaagcagggagtTGAAGAAGACTGGAGGAGGGGTATCGACTAGGACTAGAGGAGGGGTATCCACCACTGGAGGAGAAGGTGTTGTCCATGATAGGAGAGTCGGTGGTAGAGGGACTGCGGTCGGGTATCGACTAGGACTGGAGGAGGGGTATCCACCATTCATGTGGACcagctggaggagaaggtgttgTCCATGATAGGAGAGACGGTGGTAGAGGGACTGCGGTCGGGTATCGACTAGGACTGGAGGAGGGGTATCCACCATTCATGTGGCCcagctggaggagaaggtgttgTCCATGATAGGAGACACGGTGGTAGATGGACTGCGGTCGGGTATCGACTAGGACTAGAGGAGGGGTATCCACCACTGGAGGAGAAGGTGTTGTCCATGATAGGAGAGACGGTGGTAGAGGGACTGCGGTCAGGTATCGACTAGGACTGGACTGGAGGAGGGGTATCCACCCACCACTGGAGGAGGGGTATCGACTAGGACTAGAGGAGGGGGTATCCACCACTGGAGGAGAAGGTGTTGTCCATGATAGGAGAGACGGTGGTAGAGGGACTGCGGTCGGGTATCGACTAGGACTGGAGGAGGGGTATCCACCACTGGAGGAGAAGGTGTTGTCCATGATAGGAGAGACGGTGGTAGAGGGACTGCGGTCGGGTATCGACTAGGACTAGAGGAGGGGTATCCACCACTGGAGAGAGGTGTTGTCCAGGATAGGAGACACGGTGGTAGACGGGTAGGACTAGGAGAGGAGGGGTATCCACCACTGGAGGAGAAGGTGTTGTCCATGATAGGAGAGACGGTGGTAGAGGGACTGCGGTCAGGTATCGACTAGGACTAGAGGAGGGGTATCCACCACTGGAGGAGAAGGTGTTGTTCATGATAGGAGAGACGGTGGTAGAGGGACTGCGGTCGGGTATCGACTAGGACTGGAGGAGGGGTATCCACCATTCATGTGGACcagctggaggagaaggtgtggtCCAGGATAGGAGAGACGGTGGTAGAGGGACTGCGGTCGGGTATCGACTAGGACTGCGTGACCGGTAAGTTAACTAATGCGTAACAACATGAACTAGTTAGCCAACATAGCTAACAACGTTAACGTTAGCTAAGTTAAACCAAGTTCTTCTTCGCAAATTGACAAGCTAACTCTTGCTATATAACACTTCTAGaatattgtaatatattgttaattattagctagctagataatacaCGTTTAACTAGTTTTCTTGCTGTATTTAAATGTCCGGTAGCCAGCTGTGTCCATGGCTGTGGCGCAACAGAAcgtttatggttacagaagtatCCAGTCAGTGCAGCTAACTTTACACTTGTTTACTTCTCTCCTCATTTCGAGCCTTCAGCTCTAGAAACATTGTTGTCCTCCTGACGCAATGTCTTTGACCTTCCAGATATTACACTGGTCCTCATCCATATTCCCCTGAGCCTGGATGTGGGAGCAACGGATCATCATGATCATATGACAGAGGAACAAGCAGAGGCAGCTGTTTGTTTGATTTCTCATTTAATATGTTTATTGTTCTCTTCTTTTGGCTGCAGGGGGCAGTGTTgaatagcttggatgaataaggtgcccagaggtgcccagagtcaactgcctgctactcagccccagaagctaagatatgcatattattagtatatttggatagaaaacactctgaagtttctaaaacagtttgaatgatgtctgtgagtataacagaactcagatggcaggcaaaaacctgagaaaaatccaaccaggaagtgggaaatctgaggtttgtggaAGGTACAGTGGaatattaaataaaggtgaaataaaaatttaaaaataaaaaatttgaggctcccgagtggtgcaatgGTTTGAGGtgctacatctcagtgctagaggcgttactatagacactctggttcaaatccaggctgtatcacacctggctgtgattgggagtcccatagggtggcgcgcAATTGGCACAGAGTCATctaggtttggccggtgtaggccgtcattgtaaataagagtttgttcttaactgacgtgtctagttaaataaaggtgtattgTACAAATAAAAAACTTGATTGTCAGGGCGCTTGCACATTGATAGAGTGGAAGTTCTTGTGATTAACATGGAAATGGTGAGACTACATCAGATAGTCCTACTGAAATAAGGCCTACTGAGATAATACATTTTGGTAGGGGGAAGTTAGCCACCTCAAAAAGcggcaacacttttgcagtttttcatgatatctttcaaaaatgtagaaaggattacctacacatagtGACCAGCTCATGCTatatgggcggcagggtagcctagtggttagtgttggactagtaaccaaaaggttgcaagttcaaacccccgagctggcaaggtacaaatctgtcgttctgcccctgaacaggcagttaacccactgttcctagaccagttaacccactgttcctagaccagttaacccactgttcctagaccagttaacccactgttcctagaccagttaacccactgttcctagaccagttaacccactgttcctagaccagttaacccactgttcctagaccagttaactccactgttcctagaccagttaacccactgttcctagaccagttaacccactgttcctagaccagttaacccactgttcctagaccagttaacccactgttcctagaccagttaacccactgttcctagaccagttaacccactgttcctagaccagttaacccactgttcctagaccagttaacccactgttcctagaccagttaacccactgttcctaggccagttaacccactgttcctaggccagttaactcAATGTTaatagaccagttaacccactgttcctagaccagttaacccactgttcctagaccagttaacccactgttcctagaccagttaacccactgttcctaggccagttaacccactgttcctaggccagttaactcAATGTTaatagaccagttaacccactgttcctagaccactgttcctagaccagttaacccactgttcctagaccagttaacccactgttcctaaccagttaacccactgttcctagaccagttaaccccactgttcctagaccagttaacccactgttccttagaccagttaaccccactgttcctagaccagttaaccccactgttcctagaccagttaacccactgttcctagaccagttaacccactgttcctagaccagttaacccactgttcctagaccagttaacccactgttcctagaccagttaaccccactgttcctagaccagttaacccactgttcctagaccagttaacccactgttcctagaccagttaacccactgttcctagaccagttaacccactgttcctagaccagttaacccactgttcctagaccagttaacccactgttcctagaccagttaacccactgttcctagaccagttaacccactgttcctagaccagttaacccactgttcctagaccagttaacccactgttcctacgccagttaacccactgttcctagaccagttaacccactgttcctaggccagttgcctggttacataaaggtaaaattaaaaaaaatagacCGACgcctgctacatggcagaccacaGACCAATCCAatctcatctctcggcatgtccagcccatccactATCTCAACCAATcgtggctagtgggaaggttccccTGGTCTTTCTCAGTGGCTGAAACCAACTAGGTATTCACATACAAGTTTGTTTGTAAGGCAGATGAAAGTTcatatgttccagaaggcatttctgacaacaacaaaaaaaatgtattttgaccAACAAAACAATGTTgccgttcaaatgcctctcctatGAAGGTAGTGACGCCTGACGTACGAGACACAGATCTCCTTTCTCCTTGTGGGGACCGGAGAAATTTCCCTTGTTTCACCGTCCTTGTGGTGACTTCtgttccccacaaggatagtgaaACCAAAAACTAGCACGCacgcaccacgcacacacacacacacacacacacacacacacacacacacacacacacacacacacacacacacacacacacacacacacacacacacacacacacacacacacacacacactcaggctacCTCAGGGTgctgttacaaaaaaaaaaacacctaacTTGCAAGCTACTGCAAGAACATATGAGCCTTGCTCCTTGAttgggatcacacacacacacacacacacacacacacacacacacacacacacacacacactcaggctacCTCAGGGTGCTGTTACAAAACACCTAACTTGCAAGCTACTGCAAGAACATATGAGCCTTGCTCCTTATTGGGATCAACATGAAATCACTTATTTACTAGCTTATTGATGTTTCACGTCGTTGCCATCCATAAAACATATATATGGACAACAACAGGGAAACACAGAGGAACAAATCAGAGGTTCCTTTAAAAACGTATTAATAGAGTTGAACAGGACAACGTGGATGGACGAGGTGACCTTAAGCAACAGAGTTCTGGCGGTTTACTGTTGTAGGGGGAGGAAGTCAAAACAGATGAGTGGATTAAGCGAGAGCTGAGACCCAGGAGACTCATTAGTGAGGAGGGTAAGGAGACTGTTCCCAGCTGGCAGGAAACTATCCCTGGCCAGGTTTCCTCTGACTCTGCCAGGTCCAGGTCTATTCTGAATGATATGACCTCATCACAGAGCTGGTCCTCCTCCCCAGCTACCTGAGGGGTTTCTGACCTCATCACAGAGCTGGTCCTCCTCCCCAGCTACCTGAGGGGTTTCTGACCTCATCACAGAGTTGGTCCTCCTCCCCAGCTACCTGAGgggtatctcaaatcaaatcaaattttatttgtcacatacacatggttagcagatgttaatgcgagtgtagcgaaatgcttgtgcttctagttccgacaatgcagtaataaccaacaagtaatctaactaacaattccaaaactactttcttatacacagtgtatgaggataaagaatatgtacataaggatatatgaatgagtgatggtacagagcagcataggcaagatacagtagatggtatcgagtacagtatatacatgtgagatgagtatgtaaacaaagtggcatagttaaagtggctagtgatacatgtattacataaggatgcagtagatgatatagagtacagtatatacgtatacatatgagatgaataatgtagggtatgtaacattatattaggtagcattgttaaaagtggctagtgatatattttacatcatttggctggagttgagtcagtgtgttggcagcagccactcaatgttagtggtggctgtttaacagtctgatggccttgagatagaagctgtttttcaatctctcggtcccagctttgatgcacctgtactgacctcgccttctggatgatagcggggtgaacaggcagtggctcgggtggttgttgtccttgatgatctttatggccttcctgtaacatcgggtggtgtaggtgtcctggagggcaggttaccctctggagagccttacggttgtgggcggagcagttgccgtaccaggcggtgatacagcccgccaggatgctctcgattgtgcatctgtagaggtttgtgagtgcttttggtgacaagccgaatttcttcagcctcctgaggttgaagaggcgctgctgcgccttcttcacgatgttgtctgtgtgggtggaccaattcagtttgtctgtgatgtgtatgccaaggaacttaaaacttgctaccctctccactactgttccatcgatgtggataggggggtgttccctctgctgtttcctgtgaCCTCATCACAGAGTTGGTCCTCCTCCCCCAGCTACCTGAGGGGTATCTGACCTCATCACAGAGTTGGTCCTCCTCCCCCAGCTACCCGAGGGGTATCTAAACTCATCTCAGAGTTGGTCCTCCTCCCCCAGCTACCTGAGGGGTATCTGACCTCATCACAGAGCTGGTCCTCCTCCCCAGCTACCTGAGAGGTATCTGACATCATCACGGAGCTGGTCCTCCTCCCCCAGTCGCCTGAGGGGTATCTAAACTCATCTCGGAGCTGGTCCTCCTCCCCCAGTCGCCTGAGGGGTATCTGACCTCATCACAGAGCTGGTCCTCCTCCCCAGCTACCTGAGGGGTATCTGACCTCATCACAGAGCTGGTCCTCCTCCCCAGCTACATGAGGGGTATCTGACCTCATCACAGAGCTGGTCCTCTGACCTCATTACAGAGCTGGTAT from Oncorhynchus tshawytscha isolate Ot180627B unplaced genomic scaffold, Otsh_v2.0 Un_contig_919_pilon_pilon, whole genome shotgun sequence includes the following:
- the LOC121844986 gene encoding protein argonaute-2-like; this encodes MGERMGERMGERTGERTGERTGERSGGEDGGGGREDGRQEGREDGREDGRAREDGREDGREDGREDGREGERGRKRGRKRGRGRRGREGEEGEDGERTGERMGEGREDGREDGRGGGREDEEGREDGAMRTGERGARGRA